The window ACGAACTTGGCCGTATCTTAGAAACTGAATGTTGTGCGAGTGCGGATTGGATAAATCAAAAACAGTCAATTCTTACAACTTATAACATACGGAAATCGTAAGCTTTAGTAAGTGATTCTGCAAAATCATTCCAAAATAATGGTACGTGCATGGTATTTGGGTAAAATTAAGGATGATCAACGTTTGGAGAATCATCGAGATCCAGAACAATTTATCGATTTAAAAGATTTGTACGTGAAATCGGGTGTTGAACATTTTGaggtatgtgtttttttttgtgcttgTTTATGTTTGGATTCTTGCAAACCCcactattttttattacctttCTAAATATGTGTTACATAACCTGAAATGTTCTGTCAAATTGTTTTGTGACGTTAAGTCGTTGAAATTATTTCTGGTCGGCTGTAttgaatgtataaaatatgttttaattgtttaaagagGCCCTATTTTAGGATTTAAATGGAATTTGGGGACAAGAAACATTTTATctactaatatttttttgaattttgaacgATTTCGAAcggttttgatttttatttttaggccCAACTTACCTATTCAACATCTTAGTTTACTTTTTCCCCAAAAAAATCCACTGTAATTTTTCTCCAAATTAGGAATAAAAGGGAGACTTTCTGCTCGGTTTAAAATGCTCTggaatgtacaaaaaaatattcacttgtTCGATAAAGCCttcaatttacatatttttgaaaattcgatgaaaattttgtatacagaataatttacggaaagaattttattttcggaCCTTACCTACCTACTATGCCATCAAggtcaatttataaaattgtatgaagaaggtcttaacagattaggagataatctgaaaaaccaacaattaaaggcatggaccagctacgagcgagggcgaatcgccaaaagcctgttgggtgataacctgaacaagttccaacatcagattggaaaaagacaatctcccgcgtgtgacagatgcggagaaaattcagaagaaacatcgatccactttctctgttactgcccggcgctcatacagcagcgaagcaaatggtttggtccggccatagtcgaaccagaagaaattaggaaactcagcgctaggcaaatcctgggtttcagtacatcagttggttataatagccactgaaaagcgtagcggggatagagtacaagggtctatttgacTAGCTGCTCTGAatcattgcttcgaggcgcgatgctcgagcatggcctgCAAgggcaaaaattataaaattgtattagaaTTTTGTTACGGAATTCAATGACTTTTTTAGCTGAATTTGAACTCCCTGACATTTTAAGGTATTCCAGTAATGTGGTCACCatgaatgaatataattttcgtCTTTTTTAGTCCAAAATTTGGTTGTAATTCTATCGATTTTCCCTAATCTTGtctaaaaaaaaatcggaataaattttttgtttctaatttcgataaaattgacCATATCGggaaaatgaaataagaaaatCGTGTAACTTTAGTTTCTGTCTCTAGATACCAGTAAATGACTATGAAAACAATGATTATTTGCAAAGTTTACGACAAGGAATGGGAATCACTTACTGCGATGAGATCACGTGCTCAAAAGAATGTATGTCGAATTATGAGGAGAAATTGAGAATATTTTTCGAGGAACATTTGCATACTGATGACGAAATCCGTTATGTCTTGGATGGATCTGGTTATTTTGATGTACGAGATGCAAACGATGAATGGATTCGAATTGAAGTGACCCCCGgcgatttattaataataccaGCTGGAATTTATCATCGCTTTACTCTTGATACAAATGTAAGTCTTTTTTTGGCACACCAGAGAGTTTCTTGGTAAGACTTTCTTTGccatgaaccgattttgatgattcttacgtcaatcgatttgtcttaatctTCCCAGGAccactgaagatatggcagtttatcggaaaatttaatatggcgaccaccagacgccatatgtGAAAAAGAATAAATTGAAAGTCTACGAAATATGTTAAGTAGGGGTATCCTTGAATACTTATTAGACAAATGGATTGAAATTTGTTGCAtcagatagaaaataaaattctaagacgaaaattcttcttccattttttgatccgatgcacATACACTCATTCCTTCCTAGACATTCACACACACCAGCGGAACGTTGAAGCACCTCCTCCCCCTCATCGCTCAGatcaaatcaaaaaatgaaagtgGATTTTTCAcctaagaattttattttctacctgatgcaatAAGGACATCCGTTTTGGTgatgggacaccctgtataaagaTTGGTGTCTCTAGAATGTAAAAATTGAAGgaataccaaaaattttctttgcttcCTTAAAAGAGAAGTCTTCGGCTTTAAAAGAcacgttaaaatattaataaaaattttttgtccacAGAATTATATAAAGGCCAAACGTTACTTTGTGGGTGAACCAGTTTGGACGCCACATAACCGTCCAGCGGATCACATGGAATGTCGTCAAGAATATTTGGAGAAACTCCAATCATTAGttcaacaataattaattattatgaacgATAATTAAAAAGTGAATCGAATCAGATTTtgttaaccaaatttttttggatcagTTTTCATCgaagtaaatttataataaaaatttattgttatgttTGTACAAATTTgagatattaatacatattttttgattataaaaattttctggacTTTCTTTTTCTTGTTGATATCTTCAAACAAATATATGGGGTGGGGGGAGAGGGGGTCTTAGAATAGTTTACCATAAGCCGAATACTATTTTATCCATgtaagttggtttttttttttaaa is drawn from Chrysoperla carnea chromosome X, inChrCarn1.1, whole genome shotgun sequence and contains these coding sequences:
- the LOC123302784 gene encoding 1,2-dihydroxy-3-keto-5-methylthiopentene dioxygenase, giving the protein MVRAWYLGKIKDDQRLENHRDPEQFIDLKDLYVKSGVEHFEIPVNDYENNDYLQSLRQGMGITYCDEITCSKECMSNYEEKLRIFFEEHLHTDDEIRYVLDGSGYFDVRDANDEWIRIEVTPGDLLIIPAGIYHRFTLDTNNYIKAKRYFVGEPVWTPHNRPADHMECRQEYLEKLQSLVQQ